Proteins encoded in a region of the Isosphaeraceae bacterium EP7 genome:
- the gcvT gene encoding glycine cleavage system aminomethyltransferase GcvT — protein sequence MTAETPLQTPLHAWHKAHGGRLVEFGGWSMPVQYTTIVDEHNAVRRHAGLFDIGHMGRLRFRGPDALAWVERLTTNHVAKLSVGQIQYSLMANEAGGLVDDVLVYSMPDGLAMVCNASNRAKVIEQFESSKQGLNAQLIDDTPTTSMIAVQGPAAVGLAQTVFQGADLEALKYYWATDGRVLGQPAVASRTGYTGEDGIELVVPASIAMATWEALIAAGAIPCGLGARDTLRFEAGMPLYGHEMDETVNPYAAGLGWAVKLKKGPFIGRDALVGFKANPGRTRVGLRLDGKRIARQGYEVSDGGRTVGVVTSGSFPPTINASLAMALIEPALSAVGTPLTVNVRGNLETATVIALPFYRRPEA from the coding sequence ATGACCGCCGAAACTCCGCTGCAGACACCCCTCCACGCCTGGCACAAGGCCCACGGGGGCAGGCTCGTCGAGTTCGGCGGCTGGTCGATGCCAGTCCAGTACACCACCATCGTCGACGAGCACAACGCTGTCCGCAGGCACGCCGGCCTGTTTGACATCGGCCACATGGGCCGGCTCCGGTTCCGAGGGCCCGACGCCCTCGCCTGGGTCGAGCGGCTCACGACCAATCACGTCGCGAAGCTTTCCGTCGGCCAGATCCAGTACAGCCTGATGGCCAACGAAGCGGGCGGCCTGGTCGACGACGTGCTCGTCTACTCCATGCCCGACGGCCTGGCGATGGTCTGCAACGCCTCCAACCGGGCCAAGGTCATCGAGCAGTTCGAGTCCTCTAAGCAGGGCCTCAACGCGCAGCTGATCGACGACACCCCGACCACCTCGATGATCGCCGTGCAGGGGCCGGCGGCCGTCGGCCTCGCGCAAACGGTCTTCCAGGGGGCCGACCTGGAGGCCCTCAAATATTACTGGGCCACCGACGGCCGGGTGCTGGGTCAGCCCGCGGTCGCCAGCCGGACCGGATACACCGGCGAGGACGGCATCGAGCTCGTCGTCCCCGCCTCGATCGCCATGGCCACCTGGGAGGCCCTGATCGCGGCCGGGGCCATCCCCTGCGGTCTCGGCGCACGCGACACGCTGCGGTTCGAAGCGGGCATGCCCCTGTATGGCCACGAGATGGACGAGACGGTCAACCCTTACGCCGCCGGCCTGGGCTGGGCGGTGAAGCTGAAGAAGGGGCCGTTCATCGGCCGAGACGCGCTCGTCGGGTTCAAGGCCAACCCGGGCCGGACCCGGGTGGGCCTGAGGCTCGACGGCAAGCGGATTGCCAGGCAAGGGTATGAGGTCAGCGACGGCGGTCGCACCGTCGGGGTTGTGACCTCGGGCTCGTTCCCGCCGACCATCAACGCCAGCCTGGCCATGGCGCTGATCGAGCCCGCCTTATCGGCCGTGGGCACACCCCTGACCGTGAACGTCCGCGGCAACCTCGAGACGGCGACCGTCATCGCGCTCCCCTTCTATCGTCGCCCCGAAGCCTGA
- the gcvH gene encoding glycine cleavage system protein GcvH — MEPTRCLYTPTHEWVHLDGDVATVGISKFAVDQLTDLILIDLPKVGAMVTRGKSFGEIESVKAVSDMYAPVDGEVVEVNPAVAADVQLLAADPYTKGWLIKVKLSAPHLPDGLLDHAAYEKKVADEAH; from the coding sequence ATGGAACCGACCCGCTGCCTCTACACGCCGACCCACGAATGGGTGCACCTGGACGGCGACGTGGCCACCGTGGGCATCTCCAAGTTTGCCGTCGACCAGCTCACCGACCTGATCCTGATCGACCTGCCCAAGGTTGGTGCGATGGTGACGCGTGGCAAGAGCTTTGGCGAGATCGAGAGCGTCAAGGCGGTCAGCGACATGTACGCCCCGGTCGACGGCGAAGTCGTCGAGGTCAACCCCGCCGTCGCCGCCGACGTCCAGCTCCTGGCCGCCGACCCCTACACCAAGGGCTGGCTCATCAAGGTCAAGCTCTCCGCCCCGCACCTGCCCGACGGCCTGCTCGACCACGCCGCCTACGAGAAGAAGGTGGCCGACGAGGCCCACTGA
- the gcvPA gene encoding aminomethyl-transferring glycine dehydrogenase subunit GcvPA: MAYIANTPDDVRVMLGAIGLDSLDQLFDMVPPEYRLRRPLDIPQALGELELTDHLTRLLGRNEATDRRPCFLGGGAYDHFVPAVVDSLASRGEFFTAYTPYQPEASQGTLQATFEYQTLVSQLTGMDVSNASLYDGGSAVAEAVLMAMTVTGKHGRVVVAGSLHPEARQILATFLASLAPELVEVPARNGKVDPDELAAAVTDDTAAVVLQYPNFFGVLEEIESLVDAAKSKGALAIVSVDPISLGLLRRPDTYGADIVVGEGQGLGNPLQYGGPYLGIMACREEYVRKMPGRIVGQTVDRHGKRCWVLTLQTREQHIRREKATSNICTNQGLLALRASIYLAALGPVGLRQVAELSTRKAHYAAETLAKVPGLTLAFDGPFFKEFVVRSAKDPAKVLAEVGNRGYHGGIALGRWYPDLADGILVAVTEKRTREEIDGLAAAYAGAIAAA, encoded by the coding sequence ATGGCATATATCGCCAATACGCCGGATGACGTCCGCGTCATGCTCGGCGCCATCGGGCTCGACTCGCTCGATCAGCTCTTCGACATGGTGCCGCCGGAGTACCGACTCCGTCGCCCGCTGGACATCCCGCAGGCGCTCGGCGAGCTCGAGCTGACCGATCACCTCACGCGTCTGCTCGGCCGCAACGAGGCGACCGACCGGCGTCCCTGCTTCCTCGGCGGGGGGGCGTATGACCACTTCGTCCCGGCCGTGGTCGACTCGCTCGCCTCGCGCGGTGAGTTTTTCACCGCTTACACCCCGTATCAGCCCGAAGCCAGCCAGGGGACGCTCCAGGCGACCTTCGAGTACCAGACACTGGTCTCCCAGCTCACGGGCATGGACGTCTCCAACGCCAGCCTCTACGACGGCGGATCGGCCGTGGCCGAGGCCGTTCTGATGGCGATGACCGTCACAGGCAAGCACGGGCGCGTGGTCGTCGCCGGCAGCCTGCACCCCGAGGCCCGGCAGATTCTGGCCACGTTCCTCGCCAGTCTCGCCCCGGAACTCGTCGAGGTCCCGGCCCGAAACGGCAAGGTTGACCCCGACGAGCTGGCCGCGGCCGTCACCGACGACACGGCCGCCGTGGTGCTCCAGTACCCGAACTTCTTCGGCGTCCTGGAGGAGATCGAGTCGCTGGTCGACGCCGCCAAGTCGAAGGGCGCCCTGGCGATCGTCTCGGTCGACCCGATCAGTCTCGGCCTGCTGCGCCGGCCCGACACCTACGGGGCCGACATCGTGGTGGGCGAGGGCCAGGGGCTGGGCAACCCGCTGCAATACGGCGGCCCGTACCTTGGCATCATGGCCTGCCGCGAGGAATATGTGCGCAAGATGCCCGGGCGCATCGTCGGTCAGACGGTCGACCGCCACGGCAAGCGGTGCTGGGTCCTGACCTTGCAGACCCGCGAGCAGCACATCCGCCGCGAGAAGGCCACGTCCAACATCTGCACGAATCAAGGCCTGTTGGCGCTCAGGGCCAGCATCTACCTGGCCGCGCTCGGGCCCGTCGGCCTGCGCCAGGTCGCCGAGCTCTCCACGCGCAAGGCCCATTACGCCGCCGAGACACTGGCCAAGGTCCCCGGCCTGACGCTCGCCTTCGATGGGCCCTTCTTCAAGGAGTTCGTCGTCCGGTCGGCCAAAGACCCGGCGAAGGTCCTCGCCGAGGTGGGCAATCGCGGCTACCACGGCGGGATCGCCCTGGGGCGATGGTACCCCGACCTGGCCGACGGCATCCTCGTCGCCGTGACCGAGAAGCGCACCCGCGAGGAGATCGACGGGCTGGCCGCCGCCTACGCCGGGGCGATCGCCGCTGCCTGA
- the gcvPB gene encoding aminomethyl-transferring glycine dehydrogenase subunit GcvPB translates to MYKFPHVPLLFESSRTGRYTAILPGSDVPEVPLDSLIPGEHLAGSAPPLPELGELDVVRHYTNLSTRNMSIDSNFYPLGSCTMKYNPRRNERLAGMTGFSSIHPYQDESTLQGLLQILFELQEHLAEIAGLDAVSLQPAAGAQGELAALMVAAAYFRDKGMARTKVLVPDSAHGTNPASANLVGFEAVTIKSNSKGFVDLDDFKAKLDDQAAVFMITNPNTVGLFDPQVGTIAELLHERGALLYLDGANMNAILGAVRPGDMGVDLMHYNPHKTFSGPHGGGGPGAGPIAVREHLAPYLPAPMVARDGDRYRLDHDRPKSIGRVRAFFGNTGVLFRAYCYIRSQGPDGLKAVSEHAVLNANYLMSLVRHVYPVPYGDRCMHEFVASARGLAREKGIRAMDVGKGLIDRNYHAPTVYFPLIVPEALMIEPTETESRETLEDFARVLLEIAEGDPASLHEAPHTTPISRPDEVAAARTPILRWTPPAPAAADGQALQGRPVPAGR, encoded by the coding sequence ATGTACAAGTTCCCCCACGTCCCGCTGCTCTTCGAGTCAAGCCGCACCGGTCGTTACACGGCGATCCTGCCGGGCTCCGACGTGCCCGAGGTGCCGCTCGACTCCCTGATCCCCGGCGAGCACCTGGCTGGCTCGGCCCCCCCGCTGCCCGAACTGGGCGAGCTGGACGTGGTGCGGCACTACACCAACCTGTCGACCCGGAACATGTCCATCGACTCCAACTTCTACCCGCTGGGAAGTTGCACGATGAAGTACAACCCCAGGCGCAACGAGCGCCTGGCGGGCATGACCGGGTTCTCGTCCATCCACCCCTACCAGGACGAGTCGACCCTGCAAGGGTTGCTTCAAATCCTCTTCGAGCTGCAAGAGCACCTCGCCGAGATCGCCGGCCTCGACGCCGTCAGCTTGCAGCCGGCCGCCGGGGCCCAGGGCGAGCTGGCCGCGTTGATGGTGGCCGCGGCCTATTTCCGCGACAAGGGCATGGCTCGCACCAAGGTGCTGGTGCCTGACAGCGCCCACGGCACCAATCCCGCCTCTGCCAACCTGGTCGGCTTCGAGGCCGTGACCATCAAGAGCAACAGCAAGGGATTCGTCGACCTCGACGACTTCAAGGCGAAGCTCGACGACCAGGCCGCCGTGTTCATGATTACAAATCCGAATACGGTCGGGCTGTTCGACCCCCAGGTCGGGACGATCGCCGAGCTGCTCCACGAGCGCGGGGCCCTGCTCTACCTCGACGGCGCCAACATGAATGCGATCCTGGGTGCCGTGCGGCCGGGGGACATGGGGGTGGACCTCATGCACTACAACCCACACAAGACGTTCTCGGGGCCGCACGGCGGAGGTGGCCCCGGGGCCGGCCCGATCGCCGTGCGAGAGCACCTGGCCCCCTACCTTCCCGCCCCGATGGTGGCCCGCGACGGCGACCGCTACCGGCTGGACCACGACCGGCCCAAATCGATCGGCCGGGTCCGGGCCTTCTTCGGCAATACGGGCGTGCTGTTCCGGGCCTACTGCTACATCAGGAGCCAGGGGCCAGACGGCCTGAAGGCGGTCAGCGAGCACGCGGTCCTGAATGCAAATTACCTGATGTCACTGGTCCGACACGTCTATCCCGTCCCCTACGGCGACCGCTGCATGCACGAGTTCGTCGCCTCGGCACGCGGCCTGGCACGCGAGAAGGGCATCCGGGCCATGGACGTGGGCAAGGGGCTCATCGACCGCAACTACCACGCCCCCACGGTCTACTTCCCCCTGATCGTGCCCGAAGCCCTGATGATCGAACCGACTGAGACGGAGAGCCGCGAGACGCTCGAGGATTTCGCCAGGGTCCTGCTCGAGATCGCCGAGGGCGACCCCGCGTCGCTACACGAGGCGCCCCACACGACCCCCATCAGTCGGCCCGACGAGGTTGCCGCCGCGCGGACGCCCATCCTCCGCTGGACACCGCCCGCGCCGGCCGCCGCCGACGGCCAGGCCCTGCAGGGGCGTCCGGTGCCCGCCGGCCGCTGA
- a CDS encoding biotin/lipoate A/B protein ligase family protein, producing the protein MNCRILPHQFGDGPGQMALDEALLDSVGAAPESAVLRTYGWTRPTLSLGYFQPAELADDARWSDLELVRRPTGGGALLHHHEVTYAVVLPSTHRLARRGPELYRAAHAAIACVLSELGAPASRRGEPGSGPQSEPLGTAKPFLCFADRDAEDLVLLGHKLVGSAQRRRVGALLQHGSLLLSRSPFAPELPGLAELASLNAEAVDWHGRITAAIAEALELDPAPGSATPDELRDAERLQREVYRTDRWTRKR; encoded by the coding sequence ATGAACTGCCGGATCTTGCCCCACCAGTTCGGCGACGGCCCCGGTCAGATGGCCCTGGATGAGGCGCTGCTCGACTCGGTCGGCGCCGCGCCCGAGTCGGCCGTCCTGCGCACCTACGGCTGGACGAGGCCGACCCTGAGCCTCGGCTATTTCCAGCCCGCTGAGCTGGCGGACGACGCCCGCTGGTCCGACCTGGAACTCGTCAGGCGGCCCACCGGTGGCGGGGCCCTGCTGCATCACCACGAGGTGACGTACGCGGTGGTTCTCCCCTCCACCCATCGACTCGCCAGGCGCGGGCCCGAACTCTATCGGGCGGCGCACGCCGCCATCGCGTGCGTGCTGTCCGAGCTCGGGGCCCCTGCGTCCAGGCGGGGCGAGCCGGGATCGGGGCCGCAGTCCGAGCCGCTCGGCACTGCCAAGCCGTTCCTCTGCTTCGCCGATCGCGACGCCGAGGATCTCGTCTTGCTCGGCCACAAGCTCGTCGGCAGCGCCCAGCGCCGTCGGGTCGGCGCACTGCTCCAGCACGGCTCACTCCTGCTGTCCCGGTCCCCGTTCGCCCCCGAGCTGCCCGGCCTGGCCGAACTTGCCTCGCTCAACGCCGAAGCCGTCGACTGGCACGGCCGGATCACCGCCGCGATCGCCGAGGCACTCGAACTGGACCCGGCACCCGGCTCGGCCACCCCCGACGAGCTGCGGGATGCCGAACGGCTGCAACGCGAGGTCTATCGAACCGATCGGTGGACACGTAAACGCTAA
- a CDS encoding FHA domain-containing protein, with protein MMIRSTPHLARPTPYLDFGLHLVIPGVDRLQDNAVVPWLEVVDPNKVGTVHMKVQLIVVQGKPEGKTIPLAGPTFRIGRGDTCHLRPSNELVSREHAEFAVKGDRVTVRDMGSRNGTLVNGKVIATEVNLKDNDTVTVGNLTFAVSIQQDAKASAAAPAAAPAGKAKAIRSLDDVASDDIDSWLVGDSANGIPTSPAEVYRGETLTIDSFKASEKPQAKPAAAAPAPPPVAAKPAPVPPKPAPAPPKPAPAPVAKVKVEEEEETPVDDEIVDEYVEENQDEEEEEDDDDASPDEEFVDTSNPFYVPKKKAGEADAAPASKQMHGDTATAANDILRKMMERRRASKS; from the coding sequence ATGATGATCCGTTCAACGCCGCATCTTGCCCGTCCGACTCCCTATCTCGATTTCGGCCTCCATTTAGTCATCCCGGGCGTTGATCGTCTTCAGGACAACGCGGTGGTCCCCTGGCTCGAAGTGGTTGACCCTAACAAGGTCGGGACGGTGCACATGAAGGTTCAGCTCATCGTGGTTCAGGGAAAGCCTGAAGGGAAGACGATTCCCCTGGCGGGCCCGACATTCCGTATCGGCCGCGGCGATACGTGCCACCTGCGACCCAGCAATGAGCTGGTCAGCCGGGAGCACGCCGAGTTCGCGGTCAAGGGAGATCGCGTCACGGTCCGCGACATGGGCAGTCGCAATGGCACCCTCGTCAACGGCAAGGTGATCGCCACCGAGGTCAACCTGAAGGATAATGACACGGTCACGGTGGGCAACCTCACCTTCGCCGTCTCGATCCAGCAAGACGCCAAGGCGTCCGCCGCCGCCCCCGCTGCTGCCCCCGCGGGCAAGGCCAAGGCGATCCGCTCCCTCGACGACGTGGCGTCCGACGACATCGACTCGTGGCTCGTCGGAGACTCGGCCAACGGCATCCCCACCAGCCCCGCGGAGGTCTATCGCGGCGAGACGCTGACGATCGACTCCTTCAAGGCTTCCGAGAAGCCCCAGGCCAAGCCCGCGGCGGCCGCCCCGGCTCCCCCTCCCGTCGCGGCCAAGCCCGCGCCCGTCCCTCCCAAGCCCGCGCCGGCTCCGCCGAAACCCGCTCCGGCCCCCGTCGCCAAGGTCAAGGTTGAGGAAGAGGAGGAGACGCCCGTCGACGATGAGATCGTCGACGAATACGTCGAGGAAAATCAGGACGAGGAGGAGGAGGAAGACGACGACGACGCCTCGCCCGATGAGGAGTTCGTCGACACGTCCAACCCCTTCTATGTCCCCAAGAAGAAGGCGGGCGAGGCGGATGCCGCTCCCGCGTCCAAGCAGATGCACGGCGACACGGCCACCGCCGCAAACGACATCCTTCGCAAGATGATGGAACGCCGGCGCGCCTCGAAGTCCTGA
- a CDS encoding MoxR family ATPase, with protein sequence MTNADDLDDAGPILDALLDRLETAILGQRPLLERLVVALLAGGHVLIEGVPGLAKTRAVRTLADALDLSFRRIQFTPDLLPADLTGTQIYRPGTATFDVRPGPIVAGVLLADEINRAPAKVQSALLEAMQEGQVTIGDQTIVLPDPFWVLATQNPVEHEGTYPLPEAQLDRFLMKLKVNYPPRDAELAMLDLPGIAGRRGLGHVETALPRLGAEGVRALRRRAAAIHVAPEIKAYIVDLVRATRDPAAYGLDLAPLIELGASPRASLALLACARANALLSGRDYVTPHDAKTLARDVLRHRVVPSFEADAEDLSADDLISRVLDRIPIP encoded by the coding sequence GTGACCAACGCCGACGACCTCGACGACGCGGGCCCCATCCTCGACGCCCTGCTCGACCGGCTGGAGACGGCCATCCTCGGCCAGCGGCCCTTGCTGGAACGGCTGGTCGTCGCCCTTCTGGCCGGCGGCCATGTGCTCATCGAGGGGGTGCCCGGCCTGGCCAAGACCCGGGCCGTGCGCACCCTGGCCGATGCGCTTGACCTCTCCTTCAGGCGGATCCAGTTCACCCCCGACCTGCTGCCGGCCGACCTCACCGGCACGCAAATCTACCGGCCGGGGACCGCCACCTTCGACGTTCGGCCCGGCCCGATTGTCGCCGGGGTGCTGCTGGCCGACGAGATCAACCGGGCCCCGGCCAAGGTCCAGAGCGCCCTGCTCGAGGCCATGCAGGAGGGTCAGGTCACCATCGGCGACCAGACCATCGTGCTGCCCGACCCCTTCTGGGTCCTGGCCACGCAGAACCCGGTCGAGCACGAGGGCACCTACCCCCTGCCCGAGGCCCAGCTCGACCGCTTCCTGATGAAGCTCAAGGTGAACTATCCCCCGCGAGATGCCGAGTTGGCCATGCTCGACCTGCCCGGAATCGCCGGCCGGCGCGGGCTCGGGCACGTCGAGACGGCCTTGCCCAGGCTGGGTGCCGAAGGGGTGCGTGCCCTGAGGCGCCGCGCGGCCGCGATTCACGTCGCGCCGGAGATCAAGGCCTACATCGTGGACCTGGTCCGCGCCACCCGCGACCCGGCCGCTTACGGCCTGGACCTGGCCCCCCTGATCGAGCTGGGGGCCAGCCCCAGGGCCTCACTCGCCCTGCTCGCCTGCGCCCGGGCCAACGCCCTGCTCAGCGGCCGCGACTACGTCACCCCGCACGACGCCAAGACCCTGGCCCGGGACGTCCTCAGGCACCGGGTCGTCCCCAGCTTCGAGGCCGACGCCGAGGACCTCTCGGCCGACGACCTCATCTCGCGGGTCCTCGACCGGATCCCGATCCCCTGA
- the msrB gene encoding peptide-methionine (R)-S-oxide reductase MsrB, giving the protein MSEKITKSDAEWRSELTPEQFQVLRQKGTERAFSGKYWDAKGEGTYRCAGCGLELFDSVAKFDSGCGWPSFDRAKVESNVDEHRDTTHGMVRTEVTCSRCGGHLGHVFPDGPPTTGLRYCINSASVELDPSKP; this is encoded by the coding sequence ATGTCCGAGAAGATCACCAAGAGCGACGCGGAATGGCGGTCGGAATTGACGCCCGAGCAGTTCCAGGTCCTGCGGCAGAAGGGGACCGAGCGGGCCTTTTCTGGGAAGTACTGGGACGCGAAAGGCGAAGGGACCTACCGCTGCGCGGGATGCGGCCTGGAGCTGTTCGATTCCGTGGCGAAGTTCGACTCGGGCTGCGGCTGGCCGAGCTTCGACCGTGCGAAGGTCGAGTCGAACGTGGACGAGCACCGTGACACGACCCACGGGATGGTCCGGACCGAGGTGACCTGCTCGCGCTGCGGCGGCCACCTGGGGCACGTCTTCCCCGACGGGCCGCCGACGACGGGCCTGAGGTACTGCATCAACTCGGCGTCGGTCGAGCTGGACCCGTCGAAGCCCTGA
- a CDS encoding DoxX family membrane protein encodes MGTTLSSRSRSVGRWIFGILFILAGIGHFARPEMYMKIMPDYLPYHRELVLISGAFESALGLMLLIPTTRRLAAWGLIALLIAIFPANLDMFLHPEKSGLSPVALAIRLPIQGLLILWAWAYTGPERPTDDRP; translated from the coding sequence ATGGGCACTACGCTAAGTTCAAGGTCGAGGTCCGTCGGCAGGTGGATCTTTGGCATCCTGTTCATCCTCGCGGGCATCGGCCACTTCGCCCGCCCCGAGATGTACATGAAGATCATGCCGGACTACCTGCCCTACCACCGCGAGCTGGTCCTGATCAGCGGCGCCTTCGAAAGCGCCCTCGGCCTGATGCTACTCATCCCGACCACCAGGCGGCTGGCGGCCTGGGGACTCATCGCGCTGCTCATCGCGATCTTCCCCGCGAATCTCGATATGTTCCTCCACCCCGAGAAATCGGGCCTCTCGCCGGTCGCCCTGGCCATCAGGCTGCCGATCCAGGGGCTGCTCATCCTCTGGGCCTGGGCGTATACCGGGCCGGAACGGCCGACCGACGATCGACCCTGA
- a CDS encoding transglutaminase family protein, with the protein MLLSVRVTAAYNLGAETFLSLMIEPPLIGTSYRVITESFSTSPTLSCDIRRDLYGNIQRHVVAPPGQFSFEFKATIDATPNFAVPLDAIEHPIQFIPPEAMTFLMPSRYCQADLLTRMALTEFGDLPPGGARVLGIAEWVRRHVEYCYGTTDARTSAFDTATERVGVCRDFAHLVIAFCRAMGIPARYVSGYALGLDPPDFHGFVQVYLGYAWHNVDATFDKVRPALVPIALGRDAADVAMTTTWVPHTLLEQTVEVSQIGD; encoded by the coding sequence ATGTTGCTGTCCGTGAGAGTGACCGCGGCCTACAACCTTGGCGCCGAGACCTTCCTCAGCCTGATGATCGAGCCTCCCCTGATCGGGACCTCGTATCGGGTGATCACGGAGTCGTTCTCGACCTCGCCGACGCTCTCGTGCGACATCCGCAGGGACCTGTACGGCAACATCCAGCGCCACGTCGTGGCCCCCCCCGGCCAGTTCTCCTTCGAGTTCAAGGCGACGATCGACGCCACGCCCAACTTCGCCGTGCCGCTGGACGCGATCGAGCACCCGATCCAGTTCATCCCTCCCGAGGCGATGACCTTCCTGATGCCCTCGCGCTACTGCCAGGCCGACCTCCTCACCCGGATGGCGCTCACCGAGTTCGGCGACCTCCCCCCGGGCGGCGCCAGGGTGCTCGGCATCGCCGAATGGGTCAGGCGCCACGTCGAGTACTGCTACGGCACGACCGACGCCCGGACCTCGGCCTTCGACACGGCGACCGAGCGGGTCGGGGTCTGCCGCGACTTCGCCCACCTGGTCATCGCCTTCTGCCGCGCGATGGGCATCCCGGCGCGTTACGTCTCGGGATACGCACTCGGCCTCGACCCGCCCGACTTCCACGGCTTCGTCCAGGTCTATCTGGGCTATGCCTGGCATAACGTCGACGCCACCTTCGACAAGGTCCGCCCCGCCCTCGTCCCTATCGCCCTCGGCCGAGACGCCGCCGATGTGGCCATGACTACCACCTGGGTCCCGCACACCCTCCTGGAACAGACCGTCGAGGTCTCACAGATCGGCGACTGA
- a CDS encoding YoaK family protein, whose translation MRTDQFKNVLAQRNQVLWMILAFQSGFMNAGGFLSCHQFVSHITGYGTEVGIEVGQKAYFAAFGTALAPLFFLFGAIYAGWLVDRRVIQGKEPRLETGIVTLALLNLAIYAGGLAGFFGEFGEPLILSRDFLLLFSLCFACGLQNGLFTGLTSGQVRTTHITGPTTDIGLNIAKAFTLGRDDPERGTLVAQNWLRAKVIIAFSGGSMIATMAFSQLKYEGFAIPFALSLFLIWYIRKLLRLAHGATAAAESPSVMVPVEPTNGGGVA comes from the coding sequence ATGAGAACCGACCAGTTCAAGAACGTGCTCGCCCAGCGCAATCAGGTCCTCTGGATGATCCTCGCTTTCCAGAGCGGCTTCATGAACGCGGGTGGCTTCCTATCATGCCACCAGTTCGTCTCGCACATCACCGGCTACGGCACCGAGGTCGGCATCGAGGTCGGCCAGAAGGCCTACTTCGCCGCCTTCGGGACGGCGCTCGCCCCCCTCTTCTTCCTCTTCGGGGCGATCTATGCCGGCTGGCTCGTCGATCGCAGGGTCATCCAGGGCAAGGAGCCGCGCCTGGAGACGGGCATCGTCACGCTCGCCCTCCTGAACCTGGCCATCTACGCGGGGGGCCTCGCGGGTTTCTTCGGCGAGTTCGGCGAGCCCCTCATCCTGAGTCGTGACTTCCTGCTCCTATTCTCCCTCTGCTTCGCATGCGGGCTCCAGAACGGGCTGTTCACAGGCCTGACCTCGGGCCAGGTCCGCACCACCCATATTACCGGGCCCACCACCGACATCGGCCTGAACATCGCCAAGGCGTTCACCCTGGGCCGCGACGACCCCGAGCGGGGCACGCTTGTGGCGCAGAACTGGCTGCGGGCGAAGGTCATCATCGCCTTCTCCGGCGGGTCGATGATCGCCACCATGGCGTTCTCCCAGCTCAAGTACGAAGGCTTCGCCATCCCGTTCGCCCTCTCTCTGTTCCTCATCTGGTACATCCGGAAGCTGCTCAGGCTGGCCCACGGCGCGACCGCCGCGGCCGAGTCGCCGTCGGTCATGGTCCCCGTGGAGCCCACCAACGGCGGGGGAGTCGCCTGA